The following proteins come from a genomic window of Phacochoerus africanus isolate WHEZ1 chromosome 9, ROS_Pafr_v1, whole genome shotgun sequence:
- the TMEM151B gene encoding transmembrane protein 151B isoform X2, whose protein sequence is MSPPGSAAGESGGGGGGGGGGPGVPEDPTAAAAAADEVPAREEQRPIQPSFTKSLCRESHWKCLLLSLLMYGCLGAVAWCHVTTVTRLTFSSAYQGNSLMYHDSPCSNGYVYIPLAFLLMLYAVYLVECWHCQARHELQHRVDVSSVRERVGRMQQATPCIWWKAISYHYVRRTRQVTRYRNGDAYTTTQVYHERVNTHVAEAEFDYARCGVRDVSKALVGLEGAPATRLRFTKCFSFASVEAENAYLCQRARFFAENEGLDDYMEAREGMHLKNVDFREFMVAFPDPARPPWYACSSAFWAAALLTLSWPLRVLAEYRTAYAHYHVEKLFGLEGPGSAGGSAGGGLSPSDELLPPLTHRLPRVNTVDSTELEWHIRSNQQLVPSYSEAVLMDLAGMSARCGGGAAGGYTPTCRYGGVGGPGAAGLAAYRRSCEHCQRAVSSSSIFSRSALSICASPRAGPGPGGGPGCGGSRFSLGRLYGSRRSCLWRSRSGSVNEASCPTEQTRLSSQASMGDDEDDDDEEEAGPPPPYHDALYFPVLIVHRQEGCLGHSHRPLHRHASCVETSL, encoded by the exons ATGTCCCCCCCTGGCTCGGCCGCGGGAgagagcggcggcggcggcggcggcggcggtggcggcccCGGGGTCCCGGAAGATCccacggcggcggcggcggcggcggacgAGGTCCCCGCCCGAGAGGAG CAGCGTCCCATCCAGCCCTCTTTCACCAAGTCCCTCTGCCGTGAGTCCCACTGGAAGTGCCTGCTGCTCTCGCTGCTCATGTACGGCTGCCTGGGGGCCGTGGCCTGGTGCCACGTCACCACGGTGACCCGCCTCACCTTCAGCAGCGCCTACCAGGGCAACAGCCTCATGTACCACGACAGCCCCTGCTCCAACGGCTATGTCTACATCCCCTTGGCCTTCCTACTCATGCTGTACGCTGTCTACCTGGTGGAGTGCTGGCACTGCCAAGCCCGCCATGAGCTGCAGCACCGAGTGGACGTGAGCAGCGTGCGGGAGCGTGTGGGCCGCATGCAGCAGGCCACGCCCTGTATCTGGTGGAAGGCCATCAGCTACCACTACGTCCGCCGCACCCGCCAGGTCACCCGGTACCGCAACGGAGACGCCTACACCACCACCCAG GTCTACCATGAGCGCGTCAACACGCACGTGGCTGAGGCCGAGTTCGACTACGCGCGCTGCGGCGTCCGTGATGTGTCCAAGGCGCTGGTCGGGCTGGAGGGCGCGCCGGCCACGCGGCTGCGCTTCACCAAGTGCTTCAGCTTCGCCAGCGTGGAGGCCGAGAACGCGTACCTGTGCCAGCGCGCGCGCTTCTTCGCCGAGAACGAGGGCCTGGACGACTATATGGAGGCGCGCGAGGGCATGCACCTCAAGAACGTGGACTTCCGCGAGTTCATGGTGGCCTTTCCCGACCCGGCCAGGCCGCCCTGGTACGCCTGCTCGTCGGCCTTCTGGGCCGCGGCGCTGCTCACGCTGTCGTGGCCGCTGCGCGTGCTGGCCGAGTACCGCACGGCCTACGCGCACTACCACGTGGAGAAGCTCTTCGGCCTGGAGGGCCCGGGTTCCGCCGGCGGCAGCGCGGGCGGCGGCCTCAGCCCCAGCGATGAGCTGCTGCCCCCGCTCACGCATCGCCTGCCGCGGGTCAACACGGTGGACAGCACAGAGCTCGAGTGGCACATCCGCTCCAACCAGCAGCTGGTGCCCAGCTACTCGGAGGCGGTGCTCATGGACCTGGCCGGGATGAGCGCGCGCTGCGGCGGGGGCGCGGCGGGCGGCTACACGCCCACGTGCCGCTACGGCGGGGTGGGCGGCCCGGGCGCCGCGGGCTTGGCCGCGTACCGGCGCAGCTGCGAGCACTGCCAGCGCGCGGTCAGCAGCTCGTCCATCTTCTCGCGCAGCGCCCTGAGCATCTGCGCCAGCCCGCGGGCCGGCCCGGGGCCAGGCGGCGGACCGGGCTGCGGGGGCAGCCGCTTCTCGCTCGGCCGCCTCTACGGCTCCCGGCGCAGCTGCCTGTGGCGCAGCCGGAGCGGGAGCGTCAACGAGGCGAGCTGCCCCACCGAGCAGACGCGGCTCTCGAGCCAGGCCAGCATGGGGGACGACGAGGACGACGACGACGAAGAGGAGGCCGGGCCGCCGCCGCCCTATCATGACGCCCTCTACTTCCCGGTGCTCATCGTGCACCGGCAGGAGGGGTGTCTGGGCCACAGCCACCGGCCGCTGCACCGCCATGCCTCCTGCGTAGAGACCTCACTGTGA
- the NFKBIE gene encoding NF-kappa-B inhibitor epsilon, with amino-acid sequence MSEARKGPDETDESQYDSGIESLRSLRSLPEPTPAPGSGPSDGRGPQPWTHPPGTAEKSQEKEDTDGERADSTYGSSSLTEPLPLFGDPKTEDPVPDSPLPAARALSPQQLEALTYISEDGDTLVHLAVIHDSPAVLLCCLAMLPQEVLDIQNNLYQTALHLAVHLDQPGAVQALVLKGASRVLQDRHGDTALHVACQRQHLACARCLLEGRPEPGRGPPHSLDLQLQNWQGLACLHIATLQRNRPLMELLLQNGADIDAQEGTSGKTALHLAVETQERGLVQFLLQAGARVDARMLNGCTPLHLAAGRGLSSISSTLCQAGADSLLRNVEDETPQDLAEDPFALLPFDDLKISGKPLLCAD; translated from the exons ATGTCTGAGGCTCGGAAGGGGCCGGACGAGACGGATGAGAGCCAGTATGACTCGGGCATCGAGTCTCTGCGCTCCCTGCGCTCCCTGCCTGAGCCCACCCCGGCCCCAGGCTCTGGGCCCTCAGATGGCCGGGGGCCCCAGCCCTGGACCCATCCTCCGGGAACAGCCGAGAAGTCACAGGAGAAGGAAGACACAGACGGGGAGCGGGCTGACTCCACCTACGGCTCCTCGTCGCTCACTGAGCCCCTGCCCTTGTTTGGAGACCCCAAGACCGAGGACCCAGTCCCGGACTCGCCCCTTCCCGCCGCGAGGGCGCTGAGCCCTCAGCAGTTGGAAGCACTCACTTACATCTCCGAGGACGGAGACAC GCTGGTCCACCTGGCGGTGATCCACGACTCCCCAGCTGTGCTGCTCTGTTGCCTGGCTATGCTGCCTCAGGAGGTCCTGGACATTCAGAACAACCTTTACCAG ACAGCACTCCATCTGGCTGTACATCTGGACCAGCCAGGCGCAGTTCAGGCCCTGGTGCTGAAGGGAGCCAGCCGGGTGCTACAGGACCGGCACGGTGACACGGCCCTGCATGTGGCCTGCCAGCGCCAGCACCTGGCTTGTGCCCGCTGCCTGCTGGAGGGGCGGCCAGAGCCAGGCAGAGGACCACCACACTCCCTGGACCTCCAGCTGCAAAACTGGCAAG GTCTGGCCTGTCTCCACATCGCCACCCTTCAGAGGAACCGGCCCCTCATGGAACTGCTGCTTCAGAACGGAGCTGACATTGACGCACAG GAGGGCACAAGCGGGAAGACAGCGCTGCACCTGGCCGTGGAGACCCAGGAGCGTGGTCTGGTGCAGttcctgctccaggctggggcccGGGTGGATGCCCGCATGCTCAATGGGTGCACGCCCCTGCACCTCGCGGCCGGCCGGGGCCTCAGCAGCATCTCATCCACCCTGTGCCAGGCCGGTGCCGACTCCCTGCTGCGCAACGTGGAGGATGAGACTCCCCAGGACCTGGCTGAGGAT ccCTTTGCCCTTTTGCCCTTTGATGACCTGAAGATCTCCGGGAAGCCACTGCTGTGTGCCGACTGA
- the TMEM151B gene encoding transmembrane protein 151B isoform X1: MAHSGSLRCLSLVLASHLGLTSSLHILICLPIISGAASLVLHPSLCWVLPLCLTPPTHLGPFPCPFEQQRPIQPSFTKSLCRESHWKCLLLSLLMYGCLGAVAWCHVTTVTRLTFSSAYQGNSLMYHDSPCSNGYVYIPLAFLLMLYAVYLVECWHCQARHELQHRVDVSSVRERVGRMQQATPCIWWKAISYHYVRRTRQVTRYRNGDAYTTTQVYHERVNTHVAEAEFDYARCGVRDVSKALVGLEGAPATRLRFTKCFSFASVEAENAYLCQRARFFAENEGLDDYMEAREGMHLKNVDFREFMVAFPDPARPPWYACSSAFWAAALLTLSWPLRVLAEYRTAYAHYHVEKLFGLEGPGSAGGSAGGGLSPSDELLPPLTHRLPRVNTVDSTELEWHIRSNQQLVPSYSEAVLMDLAGMSARCGGGAAGGYTPTCRYGGVGGPGAAGLAAYRRSCEHCQRAVSSSSIFSRSALSICASPRAGPGPGGGPGCGGSRFSLGRLYGSRRSCLWRSRSGSVNEASCPTEQTRLSSQASMGDDEDDDDEEEAGPPPPYHDALYFPVLIVHRQEGCLGHSHRPLHRHASCVETSL, translated from the exons ATGGCTCACTCTGGGTCACTTCGGTGTTTATCTCTGGTCCTGGCCTCCCATCTCGGCCTGACctcttctctccacatcctcatctgTCTGCCCATCATCTCTGGTGCTGCATCTCTGGTGCTGCATCCATCTCTGTGCTGGGTCCTGCCACTCTGTCTCACCCCCCCAACTCATCTCGGCCCCTTTCCCTGCCCATTCGAGCAGCAGCGTCCCATCCAGCCCTCTTTCACCAAGTCCCTCTGCCGTGAGTCCCACTGGAAGTGCCTGCTGCTCTCGCTGCTCATGTACGGCTGCCTGGGGGCCGTGGCCTGGTGCCACGTCACCACGGTGACCCGCCTCACCTTCAGCAGCGCCTACCAGGGCAACAGCCTCATGTACCACGACAGCCCCTGCTCCAACGGCTATGTCTACATCCCCTTGGCCTTCCTACTCATGCTGTACGCTGTCTACCTGGTGGAGTGCTGGCACTGCCAAGCCCGCCATGAGCTGCAGCACCGAGTGGACGTGAGCAGCGTGCGGGAGCGTGTGGGCCGCATGCAGCAGGCCACGCCCTGTATCTGGTGGAAGGCCATCAGCTACCACTACGTCCGCCGCACCCGCCAGGTCACCCGGTACCGCAACGGAGACGCCTACACCACCACCCAG GTCTACCATGAGCGCGTCAACACGCACGTGGCTGAGGCCGAGTTCGACTACGCGCGCTGCGGCGTCCGTGATGTGTCCAAGGCGCTGGTCGGGCTGGAGGGCGCGCCGGCCACGCGGCTGCGCTTCACCAAGTGCTTCAGCTTCGCCAGCGTGGAGGCCGAGAACGCGTACCTGTGCCAGCGCGCGCGCTTCTTCGCCGAGAACGAGGGCCTGGACGACTATATGGAGGCGCGCGAGGGCATGCACCTCAAGAACGTGGACTTCCGCGAGTTCATGGTGGCCTTTCCCGACCCGGCCAGGCCGCCCTGGTACGCCTGCTCGTCGGCCTTCTGGGCCGCGGCGCTGCTCACGCTGTCGTGGCCGCTGCGCGTGCTGGCCGAGTACCGCACGGCCTACGCGCACTACCACGTGGAGAAGCTCTTCGGCCTGGAGGGCCCGGGTTCCGCCGGCGGCAGCGCGGGCGGCGGCCTCAGCCCCAGCGATGAGCTGCTGCCCCCGCTCACGCATCGCCTGCCGCGGGTCAACACGGTGGACAGCACAGAGCTCGAGTGGCACATCCGCTCCAACCAGCAGCTGGTGCCCAGCTACTCGGAGGCGGTGCTCATGGACCTGGCCGGGATGAGCGCGCGCTGCGGCGGGGGCGCGGCGGGCGGCTACACGCCCACGTGCCGCTACGGCGGGGTGGGCGGCCCGGGCGCCGCGGGCTTGGCCGCGTACCGGCGCAGCTGCGAGCACTGCCAGCGCGCGGTCAGCAGCTCGTCCATCTTCTCGCGCAGCGCCCTGAGCATCTGCGCCAGCCCGCGGGCCGGCCCGGGGCCAGGCGGCGGACCGGGCTGCGGGGGCAGCCGCTTCTCGCTCGGCCGCCTCTACGGCTCCCGGCGCAGCTGCCTGTGGCGCAGCCGGAGCGGGAGCGTCAACGAGGCGAGCTGCCCCACCGAGCAGACGCGGCTCTCGAGCCAGGCCAGCATGGGGGACGACGAGGACGACGACGACGAAGAGGAGGCCGGGCCGCCGCCGCCCTATCATGACGCCCTCTACTTCCCGGTGCTCATCGTGCACCGGCAGGAGGGGTGTCTGGGCCACAGCCACCGGCCGCTGCACCGCCATGCCTCCTGCGTAGAGACCTCACTGTGA